In Salmo trutta chromosome 24, fSalTru1.1, whole genome shotgun sequence, the DNA window ctcacatgagtgcaggaaatgcagaaattgattTAAATTCAGAAAATAGTTTAATTGAACAGTATataacaatcagaatggagaaagacccattgaaatcacttagataAACAGTCAGTATGTGTTGCCAGCCTAAAgaacattttttacttttattattcaaaaacataaaataccgtctAACAAAAAACACATGATATTTTGACCATATCGTCCAGCCCtaatttgatttgaagagggTCAGATCATGTTGACAGTGAGTAAAACGCAGATACATTGTGAGCCTCTTTTATTCAGCAATTCATAATGTTATAGATAAATTCATGAATTCGTAAGCAGAACCACAACGATAAAAGGTGAAACATTGAACCAGGCAGAGACCCAGAGACCCATAGACCCAGAGACCCATAGACCCAGAGACCCAGAAACCCATAGACCCAGAGACCCATAGACGGACTACCCCATCCAAACCCAGCGGCgatatgggacacccaatcacggccggatgtgatgcagcctggattcgaaccagggactgcactgagatacagtgcctacGGACCGcttcgccactcgggagcccataagATCAGTAGTTTTGACATTGGAGAGATGAGCTCCTCATAAGTaacgttagttagttagctagttagagCTAGTTGACAGTCAGATGAATCACACTGTAAACTAGTTATATAGCATCATCTAACTTAGCTAGCAATCCAGATAGCAAGTAGACAGCTTTCCTACCTTTTAAAAGCAGATCCTTCGAAACATACTGGGAACGTAAACAAACGCTTTTCTGTAACCTTgaagaaaaataaaaaccctAATGAAACATATGCATGATATTTATTACATTTCCTGATCCTAAACACTTCATCACAAAAGGATTCAAAACTGTAAACTTTACCTCTGACATATAAAAACAGAGGAACCATGCAGACGCTGCAAAAAGAAGATGAGTTCATCCGCAAACAGCGTCACCTGGTGGCCGGAGGAGTAGTCTCCTCTAGTTCTGTGGCTGTGTCCAGCAGGTACCACAGTTCTACCACAGGGTTGACTGTTTTTGGTTCTTCCACAGGGTTGACTGTTTTTGGTTCTTCCACAGAGTTGACTGTTTTTGGTTCTTCCACAGGGTTGACTGTTTTTGGTTCTTCCACAGAGTTGACTGTTTTTGGTTCTTCCACAGAGTTGACTGTTTTTGGTTCTTCCACAGGAGCCAGATAATTCTCAGAATGTACAATGTTCCCGGTTGGAATTTCCCTTAttaaaaaagattgcagtcagagtgcagtataactgcagatattgagtgcagtataactgcagtatgcggCAAATACTGTAtccaaaataaaaatacaattttactgcagtaatgttgcagtataactgcagtttaATTGCAGTACACTGTAGTTATAATGCTATTACTACGTCCAAAATACCACGGtcaactgcagttactgcacttttactgcagtttcaaaactgctctctttttttgtaagggttcCATTCCCCAACAAATATGACAAGTGGAGATAGCTGCTTCCTGAACTGGTCTCAGCGTAGTGGGGCGTGTCTAAAGCAGTGGGCGTGTCTAAAGCAGTGGGCGTGTTGGAAGGAGTGGGCGTGTCTAAAGCAGTGGGCATGTTGGAATGGGCGTGTCGAAAGCTGGAAGTGGGCTGTCTAAAGCAGGGAGTGGGCTGTCTAAAGCAGGAAGTGGGCGTGTCTAAAGCATTGTGTGTGTTGGAAGGGGTGGGCGTGTCTAAAGCAGTGGGCGTGTTGGCGGGAGTGGGCGTGTCTAAAGCAGTGAGCGTGTTGGAAGGAGTGGGCGTGTCTAAAGCAGTGGGCGTGTTGGAAGGAGTGGGCGTGTCTAAAGCAGTGGGCGTGTTGGCGGGAGTGGGCGTGTCTAAAGCAGTGGGCGTGTTGGAGGGAGTGGGTGTGTCTAAAGCAGTGAGCGTGTTGGAGGGAGTGGGCGTGTCTAAAGCAGTGGGAGTGTTgggttcggcggtcgacgtcaccggccttctagccatcgctgatccacttttcattttccatttgttttgtctttgttttacacacctggtttcaattccccaattacctgttcattatttaaccctctgttctccccatggttgtttgtgagtaattgtttgtcttgtatacggtctgttattgtgggctcggtatattgtgttgtattttgtaATTACTTGAGTAAATACATTGATTACTCTtacctgcgcctgactctctacaccagctgcacacaggccgattacacggaggaataaaaatagcataaatatgaaagtataccagtttcatttgaggaccaggatgttgacaactgtgccatacagagtgcaaaatagttgggaagagatttttgatgtaccgattccatggtatcGGTACAATCGATATAAAACAACATaggattcaagactttgtgcttttcagctaaaattattatatatgtcacggttgtcgtaggataaagaccaagacgcagcgggaaaatatatactcatcttttttatttggtgaagaagggaaACACAATAAACGTATACAAGACACAAgcgaactggacagtcttgtcaggcacacagctaaacaagcacaatcttccaccaaaaacccatgaaaacaaactcccaattataggaccctcagaggcaacaataaccagctgcctccaattgaaggtccaaccccaattaactacacatagaaaaacaaaagaccagatagaaaatatactaacatagactaacaaaccccaaaccacataaatcaaacacccctctacctaaatacatagcccaaaccacatgaaacaaacaccccctgccacatcctgaccaaaatataataacaaataacccctattactggtcaggacgtgacaatatagaattcttgccaccaacaaaatgttgaatatttggggcataaaatcatcgaagctctgcagattttgttgtgaggatacagaatcaatagaccatttattttggtattgccctcaggtagcctgtttctggtctcaggttcaggaatggctgaaaatgcacagcattgatctaaaattgaccctagaaatagtactgttaggagatctggagagaccgggtcagtcaattactaatatactaatactctaaataaaagtatttatcttcaactcgcaatctgtggattctattcgattagatacattgaaattgtacattaaacatcacagcatagttgaaagatatgtgatgcgtagaaacccgaagagggtggccagcagagatggatgggatgggctgaaacaggaagtgggtggccagcagagatggatgggatgggctgagggaagctgagggttgggatgggttgaaacaggaagagggtggccagcagagatggatgggatgggctgagggaagctgagggttgggatgggctgaaacaggaagtgggtggccagcagagatggatgggatgggctgagggaagctgagggttgggatgggctgaaacaggaagtgggaggcCAGCAGAGatggatgggatgggctgagggaagctgagggttgggatgggttgaaacaggaagtgggtggccagcagagatggatgggatgggctgagggaagctgagggttgggatgggttgaaacaggaagtgggtggccagcagagatggatgggatgggctgagggaagctgagggttgggatgggttgaaacaggaagtgggtggccagcagagatggatgggatgggctgagggaagctgagggttgggatgggttgaaacaggaagagggtggccagcagagatggatgggatgggctgagggaagctgagggttgggatgggttgaaacaggaagagggtggccagcagagatggatgggatgggctgagggaagctgagggttgggatgggttgaaacaggaagtgggtggtCAGCAGAGatggatgggatgggctgagggaagctgagggttgggatgggttgaaacaggaagtgggtggccagcagagatggatgggatgggctgagggaagctgagggttgggatgggttgaaacaggaagtgggtggtCAGCAGAGatggatgggatgggctgagggaagctgagggttgggatgggttgaaacaggaagtgggtggtcagcagagatagatgggatgggctgagggaagctgagggttgggatgggttgaaacaggaagtgggtggccagcagagatagatgggatgggctgagggaagctgagggttgggatgggttgaaacaggaagtgggtggtcagcagagatagatgggatgggctgagggaagctgagggttgggatgtggaattggagacaagtgggagtggagttgctgtgtgagagagagaatgatggtcaaagataaagggggaaaaaagtaaaaataaaacataataaaagtacatttgaatgacactaagtggcagtgtttttacaactaatgccggtttgcctgaggctgatgccgtgcaggtgtttgtacacatgcatatacacacactcgcattcaaataaacacatacaagaacacacacatacatgtaataatgtcagacatgcacacaaacacatacagttggcattgactgctgttatgatttcagttgtccttgatgtccatTGTTTTaaatttattattttgttttattttttttgcgttgttgtttgctgttttcttctgtcttttcctttttctctttagtttattctcttggttgttggtgcattgggggttcttggggggttcttgggggaatggaattaattgtatttttatttattttttcctggGGGGAACTGTGGgaggatcttggagggttgagggagcagttattggggaactgtggggggatcttggagggttcgggtttcactagattgtgatcatgaaaaaggaaactaggacatatattttatatcaccatcatgcacacgcaccctcacacataaggatggctctgttgtagacagactgatacatgttggatagtgtcttgatgctgtattgtttgtccttcatgttctaatactttaatgttgccccttccttgtgttttttgtaataaataattataaaaataaataaataaaataaaagcataTAATACTTGAAAAaatatatctaaaaaaaaaaaactctccttccagactcacattaagcatctccaatccaaaattaaatctagaatcggcttcctatttcacaacaaagcctccttcactcatgctgccaaacataccctcgtaaaactgactatcctaccgatccttgacttcggtgatgtcatttacaaaatagcttccaacactctactcagcaaactggatgcagtctatcacagtcccatccgttttgttaccaaagcgccttatactacccaccactgcgacctgtatgctctcgttggctgaccctcacttcatattcgtcgccagacccactggctccaggtcatctataagtctatgctaggtaaagctccgccttatctcagctcactggtcaccatagcagcacccacctgtagcatgcgctccagcaggtatatttcactggtcatccccaaagccaacacttactttggccgcctttccttccagttctctgctgccaatgactggaacgaattgcaaaaatctctaaaactggaaacacttatctccctcactagctttaagcaccagctgtcagagcagctcacagatcactgcacctgtacatagcccatctttaattgagcccaaactactaccttttcccctactgtatttatttattttatttattttgctcctttgcaccatattatttatattttaacttttaactttcttcaaactacaaatctaccattccagtgtttttcttgccatactttatttactttgccaccatggcatttttttgcctttacctcccttatctcacctcatttgctcacattgtatatagtcttatttttttctactgcatcattgattgtatgttgttttactccatgtgtaactctgtgtttttgtatgttgtcgaactgctttgctttatcttggccaggtcgcaattgtaaatgagaacttgctctcaacttgcctacctggttaaataaaggtgaaataaaataaaataaaaaaatattattacttaccctcttgctcttttgcaccccagtatctctacttgcacatcatcatctgcacatctatcactccagtattaatgctaaatcgtaattattttcgcctctgtGGCCGATttcttgccttacctccctactcttctacatttgctcacactgtacatagatttttctactgtattattgactgtatgtttgttttattccatgtgtaactctgtgttgttgtatgttgtcgaactgctttgctttatcttagccaggtcgcagttgtaaatgagaacttgttctcaactgggccaccttggttaaataaaggtgagataaaaataaaaaataaataaaaattgaagTGAATGAGTTTCTACCTACTCAGGGGGTCATATTGAATTTGACGATGTAACAAGTAAAATCAAGAGAATTCCTACAAGTATCGAAACAGTGTAGAGTTTCACTGCCCACAGTCATTGAAAAGGTGATTTTTGTAGTAAAATGACTAACAATAGCTAGGCTTCCTTTAATTTATGGCCACGACTTACCATCATTTCTAGACAGGCTTTCAATTTGTGCATTGCAACACTGTACCGtttgacagcacacacacacttgttgaaAATGTGTTATTCTTTTTAGATATGAGTATAACTCTTCATTTCATGGCTACGAGATAGTCATTTTATTGACCTGTATCGGCTGTTGGTCGAGTTGTTCAACTATCTCATATAGTCTCGGGAGTCTGAGCTCGCAGAAGTAATATCTGACCTATTAGCTGCTTGCTTTGGAAAACGGCCACTACTttcaacacatacacaaaacttcccgagtggcgcaacagtctaaggcactgcatctcagtactagaggcgtcactacagaccctggtttgattccaggctgtatcacagcggtctaaggcactgcatctcagtactagaggcgtcactacagaccctggtttgattccaggctgtatcacagcggtctaaggcactgcatctcagttctagaggcgtcactccagaccctggtttgattccaggctttatcacaactggcagtgattgagagagagattgcctagttaaataaaaactgcCTCAAGAAAAtgctcaagaaaaaaaaaaactcttaAGTGACGACAGCACCCCTTGCTGGAAGTAGTGTAGCGTCAAACACAGCCGTCTCAGAACACATTTGCTGGACTTGCTCTAGCATTGTGTTAAGTGAACGACCAAACAGTTGATTACCATCCATGTACTTTTTCCTATTAGATCAGATGTGCGGTTTGAAAATTTCCCATCGTCCCTAAAAATGGCCTCGGAAGACAGCAACAGTCTTTCGGCACTCCTCATACAACAGCCAAAAGGAATCACACAAACAAGGTAGCTGAGTACCAAACTATATTTATTGTATACAGTAGTAAAAGACAATGTACAAATCATTAAGAGCAACAGAAAGATCAGTGGACCCGTGCTACCTATTCAAGTCCACAACAACCGTCTGAAGGCAGCTGGGAAGATTCATCAAGTCTGATTATAGATACAGGCTAAACAAAAAAAAGGTCAAAGGTCGTTGAAGTCATGGTGGATTCCCTTTTATTTTGTCATAAAATAGTTATTCAGTGGGATGGGCTAAAAGCAAGAGCTTAACTACTTCCCTTAAATCTGTGGAAAGAAAGGCGGGATAGAAACCAAACAGACTTGTGAAAGGTAAGTTGCATCCTTTCAAGCGATGTTGAAAAATAGACCTGAAACTTGACCCTTTTCTATCATAGGCATTTCTGTTTACTTCCGATAGCCTTTGTTCCAGAGAGACACAGCCTTTGTTCCAGAGAGACACAGCCTTTGTTCCAGAGAGACACAGCCTTTGTTCCAGAGAGACACAGCAATTCAATCTAAATGGAACCCCCATTTACCAATATTCCTTCAACACATTGTACAGGTTTAAAATGACAATTGATCACTTGGACTGTATATTTTGCAAAATGTACTTAACAGCAGACAAAAAACCTAAAAAAATACACATCATTTTGCATATTATGAGACCTGTTCAACACTAAGTCCCTCAACCTATGGTAGATTTAAtacatgtcccaaatggcaccctattcaccatatagtgcactactttgtttagtgtagtgcactataagaggaatagggtgccatttaggacaaatCCTGAATGAGTTGAACCCTCCCCATTGTCCCGTGTGtgaaacaaacacacattctccaaaacatgatTCCAAGCAGTTTATAGTCCATCCTCAATACGAATAtaaacaagacatttgtgaaTTGGTGGCATGAAATCCAGCTTGCGATCATGAAAAGGATAAGACCATGGCTACGAGCAGATCgatcacaaaatacaaaaaaaaagcgGAACAattatttaataataataaaaaataaaaagttgctGCTCTTCAACTGTGTTTCTGTcctcagagggagaggagactcaGAGGGGTCCATACACCTTTAAGAGAAGCCTCCGAGAGGAAGGACCCTCCTCCGGTCTGTTGTTGAAATACATCAATGGTGTCCTCGTCTTCCATCTCAAGCTGCCAACACAAATACATAGAACGGTCAGTAAGTCTCAAAATAACTTGTAAACTCCACCTGTGCATGTCATCACTTCTTTTGAATCTTTTGCATTGAAGAGGACTACACCGAAAGTGAGCGTCACCTACCTGTGCAGGTGTGTCAGTCTCGTTGATTGGCTGTCCGTCAAATCGAAACCGTATCTGTCTAATTGACAAACCCTGAAATAAAGACGAGGGTAGAGATTATAATatagaaagaaaaaccctgtcaGGCTCATCTAGCAAGTTACTGTGGTCAGGAGTTGCCCTGTAATGTTGTACAATCAGCCTCAAAAGCTTAACATTGTCTTACGTGACGCAGAAAAGTAGTCGGACGAATGTAAACTTTAAGGACAGCCTCACCTGTCTTTCGCAGTACGCCTTCATCAGCTTGCTGAGCGGAGTGTGCCGTTTAATTTTGAACTGGACTACTGACCCATCTTGACCCGCAACCTTTAGGTTGATGTGGTCGTTTTCAGTCTTCACTCCTTCCTGAAAAAACAGTGGAGAGGGTACATTTCCCTGgtttatatcaaatcaaaatgtaattttattggtcacataacacatggttagcagatgttaatgagagtgtagcgaaatgcttgtgcttctagttctgacagtgcagtaatatctaactagtaatctaacaattcccaacaactacctaacacacacatctaaaggggtgaatgagaatatgtacatataaatatatggatgagcgatggccgaacggcataggcaaggtgcaatagatggtataaaatacaggtgatatgagtaatgtaagatatgtagacattattaaagtggcattgtttaaagtgaccaggtctcaatgtaggcagcagcctctcagagttagtgatggctgtttaacagcccGATGGCCTCGAGATACAAGCCACGGCCTCGAGATAGACGCCGGTTCCACAGCCTCGAGATAGACGCCGGTTTAACAGCCCGATGGCCTCGAGATAGAAGCCGGTTTAACAGCCCGATGGCCTCGAGATAGAAGCCGGTTTAACAGCCCGATGGCCTCGAGATAGAAGCCGGTTTAACAGCCCGATGGCCTCGAGATAGAAGCCGGTTTAACAGCCCGATGGCCTCGAGATAGAAGCCGGTTTAACAGCCCGATGGCCTCGAGATAGAAGCCGGTTTAACAGCCCGATGGCCTCGAGATAGAAGCCGGTTTAACAGCCTGATGGCCTTGATATAGACGCCGGTTTAACAGCCTCGAGATAGATGCcggtttaacagtctgatggcctcgaGAGAAGCcggtttaacagtctgatggccttgatataGCTGTTTTAACAGCATCTCGGCGCCCAGCTTTATAGCTACAGTTTAACAGTTAATGTTATGCATTAGACAGAGCAAACTTTTTGGCTAAAATGAAAGCATCTCAACAGGCATTGTAACAtgaagatgttagctagctagttaaagcAACTACAACTCCATCTAATAAAGCTACGTTAGCTACCAAGCGGTGCACATTGCTAACGGTTTTATTTCAAAATGTACCTTCATTTTAGCAGAGTCCCATTGGGACAAAGTTGTAAGGGAGCCCTGCATCTCACAATTAcacaacattttcacaaaaacGGCAGTGTAGGACGAGCATAACAGTACTGGTAGGTTGATGAGTTCACAGTCTGACGGTGAGTTAATATCTTTGTTTGGTGTCAAACATTTGTGTTTAGCTTTTTAGCTAGCAATAGGTTAGCAGCTCAAATCTaacgttagcatgctagctagttagctcaaAAAGCCGCAAAGAGAAAACGACGTTGGTCTCTACTCCAATGGGCGAAAGAAAATAAGTCACAATGGCGCTGTTTCACTGAAAACCCATCACCTTATAAAACATAAATAGATAATTGTACACAACGTCTAGGCATACATCTCAggtaactggctagctagcctaTTTTCTACACGCAAAACGTCCACAACTCGAACAACCTTTGTTTTGTCTTTTTACCCGCTCAAATCGGAACCTGGCAAACTAACGTTAGTACGCTCGACAAGCACAATACAAGGAAATATAGAAAACATTCAATCGCACACAAAACATTTCTTACCTTTGGCTTTTCTTCAGACATTGTGTAGCTAGTTAATGCTCTGAGATTTACAAATGTATAGACAGATTGATAAATGTTTGCGCTCTCTTTCCCCCAAACTCTCCGTCTTCTGTTTGCCGACCAGGAGCGCGCATAGGGTTTTAAACTCTAATTGGCTCACGAGGTCACGTGTCTATATTTTTTTCTCGGGACCGTGCACACACGAGCGCGCAAATCGGTTTAATGCGCGCTCCCGTTAATTATGGCAAATTGGACTTCTTTTTCTATCACCTGAATGAATAAATCAATGTATGAAGTGTGTAAAGATACGTGTTCATTAACGAAGCCTCTCAAAGATGTTTGAGCGTGGCAATCATAGactaatgtacactgaacaaaaatataaaacgcaacatcaaatcatcaaatcacaTGTTTAtaaagacttttttttttttacatcagcagatgtcaaagtgcttatacagaaacccagactaCAACCCCAAAGCACGGCTAGTAGTTAACCAGAACGACACATATTAAAGAGACGGGGTTGCATTCAAGTAGGCAAGAAACAGGATAATTTTTTTGAAGCGGAGTGTTGAAGTGTAGTGCTGTGCTGTACATTCTACCTGAATGTGTACACTTCAAATGTTTGctggtagtcatttaaaaaacgTTTTCTGACATTTGTACCTTCTTAACGCAACCCTGGTGTTCGTCTCTCAGTaactcttttttttgttttgcaCCCAAATGAAAATAGGAGGGAATCTTACAAAATATTTTTCAGTAAAACATTGATGTATTA includes these proteins:
- the LOC115161452 gene encoding small ubiquitin-related modifier 3 is translated as MSEEKPKEGVKTENDHINLKVAGQDGSVVQFKIKRHTPLSKLMKAYCERQGLSIRQIRFRFDGQPINETDTPAQLEMEDEDTIDVFQQQTGGGSFLSEASLKGVWTPLSLLSL